The sequence GTTGTCTTCCTCTATTACCACCCATTCTATCTCCGGAGAAAAGCCGTATTCACTGGAAATTATCTTCAGGGCTTCAACGGCTTTGGGGAGTTTTTCAGAATAGATATCTTCCAGAAAGATGTAAATCTTGTCTGGCCTATAGCCCTGCATAACCACGGCATAATAGGAGTTTATCATGGCCCACGTTGACCTTCCGAGCATTGTGATGTATGCCTTCATAGGCTCCACTTTAATCTATAAGAATGAGCCCATACAAAACACTTTCGGAGAAGTCGAGCTTGACTATTTTTGAGAGCTCTATCCCCACGGCATCTATTGAGGGCCTTACCTTACTTGGCATTTTGCACTCTCCACTTCTTTCGAATTCACACTCTTCACAGAGGTTGCAGTTTCCCGGAAATAGTGCTGTTGCATAGAAGTTCCCACTTTTGAACAGCTCTTCTTCTCTCTTCAGAATATAATCCAACACCTTTCTCTTTTCTTCTTCAAAATTCTCGAAATTGACCTCAAACTTTATCAAAAGTGCCTGCTTATAATGTTTTACCAGTTCCTTCGTTTCCTTCCATGGAGGAGCATAAGGTGGGCAGGAAGGGCTTTTTCCATAGACTGGGCAACTTCTGCACTTCCACACTGGTCTTGGTGAAACAATAATTTCCTCTGCTGCTATCTCTTTCTCCCAGATTACCCTCATAAAGGAAAAATTGAAAAATCTCAATAAAAATTTAATCCATCAGGCGGCCTCCGTTAACATCAACGACTTCCCCAGTTATGTGGTCATTTTCTAGCAGAAAAATAACCGCATGAGCTATATCTTCTGGCTTGGCTATCTCCCCGGTTAATGAAAGCTTTCTTAGCCTTTCTCTCATCTCTTCATTTATCATATCAGTTGCGACAGGTCCTGGGGCAACGGCATTTACTAAAATGTTCGGTGCCAAATGCCTCGCGAGATTAAAAGTGAGTGCTATCAACCCTCCTTTTGATGCTGCATAGTGGGTTCCTACAGTTCCCCCGTCTTTACCGGCTATTGAGGCTATGTTGACTATTTTGCCTTTCTTCATGTATTTGAGGACTT comes from Thermococcus litoralis DSM 5473 and encodes:
- a CDS encoding DUF2284 domain-containing protein; amino-acid sequence: MRVIWEKEIAAEEIIVSPRPVWKCRSCPVYGKSPSCPPYAPPWKETKELVKHYKQALLIKFEVNFENFEEEKRKVLDYILKREEELFKSGNFYATALFPGNCNLCEECEFERSGECKMPSKVRPSIDAVGIELSKIVKLDFSESVLYGLILID